GCTTAAATAGGAAACCGAGATAAGCCCAAGCATATAACCGCTTGTTACCTTTTCTTCACGTACTGCTGCAACTGAGAAAGTTTCGTCCGTAATCCCAAAAGATAAAATTACCTTGTTAGCAGCCTGTTCATCATCCCACTTTTCATTAAGAGAGGTTGACATTAAGAAGTGCCTGATATTCACGATAAAAGTTGTCAAAACAATTTCAAATATGCCCGTTCCCAATGAAAGAAGGCTCAGGGATATGTACTGTGCTGCCCCTGCAAATACGAGCAAACTCATTAAAGCTGTTTCACCAATTGAAAGACCAGTTGTTTTGGCGAGCAGCCCAAATGTTAAAGCGATGGGTGCATATCCTATCGCGATGCTGATTCCCGACTGCACCCCTTTCCTATACTCCCCGGAAGGCTTGCCGACTGCAAGTTCTGCCATAATGCTCACCGCCTTAAAAAATATAATACCAGCCTGAAAATTATACTATAATAGACTTAATATTAAAGCATGATGCGCTGGTATAGTATATTATACATTCGTGCGTTATATTACACAATAAACCTGGAGGATATAATGGAGAATATTCAAAAAAGTATTGGGGAAAACCTAAGGAATATTCGAAAAACAAGAGGATACAGCCTGGATGCAGCGGCAGAAATAACCGGGGTCAGCAAGGCGATGCTGGGACAGATTGAGCGGGGGAATCCAACCCGACTGTCACCACGCTTTGGAAAATCGCGAGCGGCCTTCAAGTTTCATTTTCCTCACTTATTCATGAGGAACCATCAGATGTCCAACTCATAGAATTGAAGACTCTAACTCCAATAATGGAGAGCATGGGCGATTACAGGGTTTATCCCGTGTTCCCTTTTGACCCCCGCAAGAAATTCGAGATCTTCACAGTCGAAATTGAATCGGGCTGCCAGCATACATCTGATAAACATAATGAGGGTGTTGAAGAATATATCACTGTCATGTCCGGAACTCTTGAAATAGAGATCGGAGACCAGCGAATCACTGTCCGCTCCGGCAATTCAATAAAATTCTCAGCAAATAAAGCGCATACGTATAAAAATATCGGAGCCGAACTGATTCGCTACCAGGCAGTCATGTATTATCCATGAAAAAGTTGGCATATCGCTTCGGGCGGTATGTTTTTTTACTGGAATATTTCCAAAACAAACAAGCCGGACAAAGCCAAAAGCCTTTTGTCCGGTCTCCCTTTAGATTAATACAGCCTTGTCACTGCTCATTTTCTCTCCACGGATTTTTTGGAATTCTTCAAGCAGTTTTTCGACGGTCAAATCTTTCTTTTGGTCTTCATTTGTTTCAAAAATGATCTGGCCCTTGTCCATCATGATCAGCCTATTTCCCAGGTCAAGTGCCTGCTGCATATTGTGGGTCACCATTAATGTAGTAAGTTTATATGTTTCCACAATCTCTTTCGTAAGGCTGGTAATCAATTCTGCACGAGCCGGGTCCAAGGCAGCGGTATGTTCGTCTAAAAGCAATATTTTAGGCTCTGTAAAAGTCGCCATCAACAGGGATAATGCCTGCCTCTCCCCGCCTGACAGCAGTCCAACTTTTGCTGAAAGCCTGTTTTCCAATCCAAGATGCAGCATTTCCAGCTTTTCCTGGAAAAAGTCGCGTCGTTTCTTGGAAACTCCTTTGCGAAGGCCACGTGCCATAGTTCTCGAATAAGCAATGGCAAGATTTTCTTCTATGGTCATGGAAGGGGCTGTTCCTGCCATCGGATCCTGGAAGACACGTCCGATCAGCCTGGATCTTTTATGTTCTTTCACAAGAGTGACATCAGTGCCATCAACCAGCACTTCTCCTATATCAGGAATCAATTTGCCGGAAATCATATTCATAAGAGTAGATTTTCCCGCTCCATTACTGCCAATAACCGTCATGAAGTCGCCTGGCTTTAAATGAAGATCGATTCTGTGAAGTGCTGTTTTTTCGTCTGGAGTTCCCTCATTAAACACTTTATGAATCTGATTTAATTGCAGCAAGATGTTCACCACTTTTCCCGTAGGCATTAGTTTTTTCGCTTCCGCTAATCTCCGCCGCTTTCTCTGCTTTTCTTTTTGCTGCTGAATAAGCTTTGGCAGAATCAGCGCACCAATCACGATTACTGCTGTGATTAGCTTCATATCTCCTGTTTCAAGAAATTCAACTCTCAATGCAAGAGTGACTATAATACGATATAAAATGGCTCCTCCAATGACAGCCAGTGTTGCTCGGACAATAGTTTTTGCGCCAAAGATTGCTTCTCCAATGATTACGGATGCAAGTCCTATGATAATCATCCCGATTCCCATTCCGACGTCACTGAATCCGTTATACTGTGCCACTAATGCTCCAGAAAAAGCTACAAGTGCATTTGAAATGCCCAAGCCAGCTATCTTCAGGATATCTGTATCAGCTGAAAAGCTTCGGATCATCGTCTCATTGTCGCCTGTTGCACGTATAGCCAGACCAATATCTGTCTTTAAGAAAAGATCAATCAATACTTTCGCAGCAAAGGCTAATATTAGCATTAAAATCAGAATCCCCCAGGTCTTTGGGATGAAACCCATTCCCAATGCCCCAAACAGGCTTTGAATAGCCTGATCAATCCCAAGTCCCTGCCAGAATGCTGTAAGCTTTGTGATAGCCGTTTCCTCAGACAGCAGTGGAACATTTGACTTGCCCATAATCCGGAGATTGATAGAGTACAATGCGATCATCATTAATATTCCGGACAAGAGGGCATTAATTTTTCCTTTTGTATGAAGAAGGCCTGTAAGGCAGCCTGCTGCAAACCCCGCAAGCAATGCTGTCATTGTTGCCAAAAATGGATTGTATCCTCCTACTATCATGACAGCTGCTACAGATGCGCCCGTTACAAAGCTTCCATCCACCGTCAGATCGGGAAAATCCAGTATTCTGAATGATAGGTAAACCCCAATGCCATTAAGGCATAAATTGCTCCTGCCTCAATGGAACCAAAGATCGCTGTTGGCATAGTAATCTCCCTTTCTATTAGAAAAGCGCAAACGCTGGTGGGTTATTTACAGGTATTACTCCACAAACTCAGCAAGATCGCTCCATTCCTCTTTTAAGTCAATGCCCATTTCTTCTGCAGCCTTTTTATTGATTACCAGCTTTAGATTCTGCGGATATTGGACAGGAAGTTCGGATGGCTTCTTGCCGTCTTTTAAAATTTTTGCAGCCATTTCCCCAGCTTCATATCCGATATCTTCATAGTCAAATCCGTAAGCAGCAAAGCCCCCGCGTTTAACAGAGTCCAGTTCTCCCACGAAAAGCGGGATGTCATTGTCGTTTGAAACCTGAATGACAGATTCCAAAGCGGAAACAACAGTATTATCCGTAATAATATAGATGGCATCAGCTTTTCCGACAAGAGATTCTGCAGCCTGTTTCACTTCGGAAGAATTGGATACGGTTGCTTCAGCCAATTTCATATCTGTACTTGAAAGAGCTTCCCTCACCTTTTCAATCTGCACCTCTGAATTTTGTTCTCCAGAATTGTAAATAACACCCACTGTGCCTGCCTCAAACTGTTCATTTATAAATTTAACCATGTTGGGTATCGCATCAGGATGCGTATCTGTTGTACCTGTTATATTTCCTTCAGGAGAATCCATTGATTTTACTAATTGCGCACCCACTGGATCGGTTACTGAAGTAAATACAATTGGTATATCCTTTGTTGCATTCAGTGCACTTAATGCACTGGGGGTAGAGTTGGCAAAGATCAGGTCTACTCCATCTCCGGCAAAATTATTGGCAATGGATTGATTATTATTCTGGTCCCCTTGTGCAATCTGAACATCGTAGCTTGCTTCAATACCAGAATCCTCCAATGCCTTCTTAAAGCCCTCGAGTGCCGCATCTAACGAGGGATGCTCGACAATCTGCGTAACTCCTATATTAAATGATTCTTCCTTTTCTTTATCAGAAGAGCCTGCATCTCCATTTGTACTTTCACTCCCGCAGCCGCTTAGAAGCAAAGTTCCCATAAGACCTGCAGCAGCTATTGCTTTAAATGATTTTATTCTCTCTAACATACTAGATGATCCCCCTTTTATCTCTATCTTTTCACTTCAGCACTTTTATGCTTTTATGCTTTTATTCACTAAATTATATAGTTAATAGCGACACTATTCAAGATATTTTTTAATAATTTTCTAAAAATTTATTATTTTAATAGAAAGGACACAGCCAAATATTGCCGTGTCCCATTACCCGCTTATTCATTTTATTTCCCTTTAAACTCCGGTTTTCTTTTTTCAGCAAATGCTGCAAGAGCTTCAACTCTATCTTCTGTTGGGATAATTACTTCATATGCCTTCCTTTCAATCTGCAGCCCAGTCTGCAAATCGACACCCATGCCATGTTTTACAGCAAATTTAGCCTGCTGCAGGGCAAGCGGGCCGTTATTAAGCATTTGTCCGGCAAATTCAAAGCAATCATTTAAGAGATTATCTTTTTCAGTCACTTTTGTAAGGATGCCGTATTCAAGCGCTTTTTCAGAAGTAAGCCTTTTAGCCGTCAAAATTAATTCCAGGGCTTTGGCCTGGCCTATCAATCTTGGAAGTCTTTGAGTGCCGCCTGCCCCTGGTATTATGGCCAAACTTGTTTCTGTAAGTCCCATTAAAGTGCCTGAAACGGCGATGCGGAAATCGCAGGATAGAGCTAACTCCATCCCGCCCCCGAAGGCAAAACCGTTAATAGCAGCAATAGTAGGCTGCGGAAGCTGATCAACCAGTGAGAATACCTCACCTATTTTATATATATTTCTGCGGACTTGCTCTTCTGATAGTGTCCTGCGCTCTTTTAAGTCTGCACCAACACTGAATGCTTTTTCTCCAGCCCCTGTAAAAATCACTGCACGCACATCAGGGCTGGTGCGCAGCTTTTCAACTGATTCCTGAAGCTCCGATAAAGTATCAAAATTAAAAGCATTCAATGCATCAGGGCGGTTAATCGTTACGACCGCAATATGACCTTTTGTTTCGACTGCAATAGAACTCATATGTATCTCTCCTCTTTCAAGTACTATCTAATAATTCGATGAATTTCGTGAAAACCCTTTCAAATTTAGTCAATTTGAAATTGGAATAGAAAAGGACAGACACATCCCATGCCTGTCCATAAAAACCTATTTAGTCTGTAGAACCTGATTCTTCAATGCTCTCCTCAAAATTTTACCAGTTGTGTTCTTTGGCAGCTCTTCTAAAAACTCGATCGATGACGGCACTTTATATTTAGCCAGATGCTCAGCACAGTATGCAAGCAGCAGTTCTTCTGTCAGCTGAGGATTTTTAGTTACAACATAGCATCTCACCGCTTCACCCAGATTTGGGTCAGGCACACCCAATACAGCAACTTCAACTACATCCTCGTGATTATAGAGCACCTCTTCAACTTCCCGCGGGTACACATTATATCCGCCGACTAAAATAAGGTCCTTTTTACGGTCAACGATATAAAAATAACCTTCCTCATCCCTTTTTGCGAGGTCTCCTGTATAAAGCCAGCCATCGCGAATAGTTGCCGCGGTTTCTTCCGGCAGCTTGTAGTAGCCTTTCATCACGTTGGGCCCGCGCACAATCAGTTCACCTACTTCGCCAACGGAAACTTCCTCTCCCAGTTCATTTACGACCTTATTCTCAACGTTCATAATGGATTGCCCGATTGAGCCTGCTTTCCGCGGCTTATCAAGCGGATTGAAGCAGGTAACCGGAGAAGCTTCTGAAAGACCATATCCTTCTGAGACAATGACATTGAATTTTTTTCAAAGCCATGAAGAAGTGCAACAGGCATGGCAGCACCGCCCGAAATGCAAAGCCTTAACGATTTCAGATCTTCCGTATTTCCATCATCAAACTGAAGAAGGAAATTGTACATGGTCGGAACGCCGGCAAAAACAGTAGGTTCATATTTTTTAGCGAGTCTAAATATTTCTTTCGGGCTGAATTTTGGATCTATTAAAATAGTAGCCCCATTCATCAGCGGTGCATTGAGAGCAACCGTTAAACAGAAGACATGAAACATAGGCAAAGTAGTGATAACCCGGTCATTTTCGTTCATGTGCAAATAGTCGCTGACATCCTTTGCATTGCAGTAGAGGTTTTTATGTGTCAGCATGGCACCCTTCGGCTTGCCTGTCGTACCGGATGTATATAGGATAACGGCTGTTTCATCATCTTTGAGCTCAGGGCCTTTAAAATCCAAATCTCCTGAAGCTATCACTTGTGTAAACGATTTCATTTTTGAGAAAGCTGATAATGCAGACGGATCCGCTTTTGAAGCCTGTCCCTGCGGGGTTTCACAAATAATAAAGTTCTCCACTCTTGGAAGAGCCTGATGCATCTTCTCAATCAAAGGCACTAACAGGTCAAGCGTAACAAGCGCTTTTACATCACCATTATTAACAATGTAGCCAATTTCATCCGGTGTATAAATTGGGTTGATCGGTATAACAGTTGCTCCAAGCCGCAGTGCTCCATGCAGGCCGATGACAAAATGCGGCGAATTCCCAAGTAAAAGAGCAATATGATCTCCTTTTTCACTCCCAGCTTTGAGAGCCCATCCGCAAATTTAGTCACAGCACCATCAAGCTCCCCATATGTACTGGACTGGTCCATAAAATAATAGGCAGTCTTATTGCCCATTTTGATCGCCGTTTCATGCAGATGCTCTGTTAAATTCATTTACACTCCCCCTGTAATGAATGAATAGTCATTCATTTTTATTAAATAAATTTTCTAAATATATTATATTGAAAGAAAGTTTTGTATTCAAGTAGGAAAGCGAATTGTTCACAATTTCTTTTTTATAGAGGACTGCCTTTCGCAAAACTTTATATAAATATAAGAAAAGCCGGCATAATGCCAGCTTTCCAATAAATGATCCCATTAATAAACCAGGTTGATAAATTCGGTCTTTGTCACATTTCCGAAGTAATGCTTAATGTCCACTCCTTCAAGGGCATTTTCAATCTCTGACTTTTCATAGCGAATTCCTGTAAGCTTGCTTTCAATTTCGCTTACATCTCCAACCCCAAAGAAGTCTCCGTAAATTTTACATTCCTCAATTTTCCCTTTTGTGACGTTAAGTCTAATATCAATTTGCCCCACTGGGAAACGATGCGAGTGCTGAAGATCAAATTTGGGTGATTTTCCATAATTCCAATCCCAGTTTTGATAGCGCTCCTTGGACAGCTGATGAATTTTTTCCCAATCATCATTCGTAAGCCTGTACTCTGCAATTTCATCTAAATCACCAAAAATATTCTTAAGCAGCAAAGTGCGAAATTCTTGAATTGTGATTTTTTTATCCAGGAACTCTGAGATATTAGCAACACGGCTTCGAATAGACTTAATGCCTTTCGATTCAATTTTATCTTTCTTTACCTTTAATGCCGAAACGACATTTTCTATTTCGGAATCAAACAAGAGGGTACCATGGCTAAACATTCTGCCTTTGGTAGAAAACTGGGCATTCCCGGATATCTTTCTGCCTTCTGCCATCAGGTCATTTCGCCCGCTCAATTCAGCATTAACACCAAGCTTCTGCAAAGCTTCTACAACCGGCTCGGTAAACTTTTGGAAGTTGTGGAAGCTTTCTCCATCATCTTTTGTGATAAAGCTGAAGTTGAGATTGCCTAAATCATGATAAACAGCCCCGCCGCCAGAAAGCCTTCTGACCACATGGATACCATTGTTCTCGACATATTCAGTATTAATCTCTTCAACTGTATTCTGGTTTTTTCCAATAATAATGGAAGGTTCATTAATATAAAAAAGCAAATAGGTTTCTTCAATATCAAGATTCTTTAGTGCATATTCCTCAATAGCAAGGTTAATTCTGGGATCTGTGATTCCCTGGTTGTCAATAAAAAGCATCTGTTTTCCTCCTCAAAAAGTATGGGACCATTGATAATCCGCAATAGAAATAGGACCGGTATATTTTGTTGAAGCCTCTTCCTTCAGCTTTCGCAGTTCACCATAATGAGGCAAATGAGTCAGCAGCAAATTTTTCACCTTTGCTTTGCTGGCCAATGTTCCAGCATCCAAGCTTGTCATATGCCCAGCATTTTTTCCATTTTGATGACCGTAAAAATTGCATTCGCAAACTAATAAATCAGCATTTTCGCTAAATGCTGCCAGCTCTTCTTTATATGACGTATCAGCCGTATAAATAAGCGTTTTGCCGTCTGCTTCAATTCTCATTGCATAGCAAGGCACAGGGTGATTAGTCTTTAAAAAGCGAATTTGAAACGGGCCTGCAAAGAGAGTGCCATCAGGATCATAGCAGACTCCTTTTGTGATATCCTTGTATGTAAATTTGGCAAATTCATACTGATCAAGAGAATGACCATAGATCGGGAGGGTATCTGTTTTCCTGCCTAAAAAACTCTGAATGAGCCTGGCATGCTGCAGAACCCCTATATCCGCAATGTGATCTGGATGGTAATGCGAGATAATCACTGCATCCAATTCTTCTGGCTGAAAAAATTCTGCATTTTTGAAAGTACGCCGCTTCCGCAGTCGATCAGCAAATGAAACCCATCATGCTCCAGCAAATACCCTGAACTCGCCCCATCAGCTTTAGGATAACCGCCCCAGCTCCCAATTACAGTTAACTTCATCACGTTTCCTCCTTATTAATAAAGCGTAAGTTCCTACGCTATGACTGATAACCAAACTCTCAGGGAAAGGCCCATCTTTACTATGTCCAATATACTCGATTATGCCTATTTTTTCACTTTTTTAATATTGTATTGAAACAGATGTTGACACAAAGATACTGTTATAATACAATCGACTTAAATAATCAAATTATTTAGAACAATATCACAAATTATCTCAAATTAGGAGGCTTCAACATGATTCAAAACATTATGGAGTTTTTCAGAAACCTGCCGGCAAAACAATGTTCAGAATGCGGGAAGTCGATCGACGAGCAGCATGAATGCTACGGAAACAAGTGTGATAAATGCATGGGAATAACAGATTTATAGAATAATATATTAAAAGCCAGCCCTGTGGGCTGGCTTTGTTTTTTGCTTATAATCAATCAGCCTTCCCTGCAGCAGCTGCAAATCTTTTCTTGTGCATTGCAGTAAAGTAAACAAAAGTTCCTGCAATGAACAGGGCAGCGAAACTCAATAGAATGACTGCATTCTCCCACATGAAATCAAAATTCCCGCTAGAAATGACAGCCTTTAGTCCGGAAACGGAATAGGTCATAGGCAAGTATGAACTGATTGGCTGAAGTGCATTAGGAATCAGCTCAAGCGGGAAAGTACCAGCACTTGTTGTCAGCTGGAGAATTAATATGATAATTGCAGCAAACCTGCCAGGATCACCCATTACGGTGACAAAAAATTGAATAAGCGCGATGAACGTAATGCTGGTTATGATGGTAAACAGAAGAAACAAAGGTACACTCTTCACTTCCAGGCCAAGTCCCAGCAATAGAATCAAGGCTGCAATGAGACCCTGAATAATGCCTATTCCAGCAAGAATCCCAAACTTGCTTGCAAACCAGCTAAATCCTGACCGTGGAACACCAGCCGGTTCACGAAGCGGGAATACAATAGAAAGAAGCAGAGCACCTACGAAAAGGCCAAGAGACAGAAAATAAGGCGCGAACCCAGTACCATAGTTAGGAACTTCTGTTATCTTCTCGTTATCTATTTCTACCGGATTTGCCATCATATTATAAGTTTTATCGCTGGCATTTACAGATGAGGCATTTTCAGCGCCATCCGCTAATTTATTTGCTAACTCAGCAGATCCTTCATAGATTTGTGCATTACCTTCGGCTACTTTGCCTGCGCCATCTTCAAGCTGCTTTGTGCCATCTGCAAATGCAGCTGAACCTTGGGTCAGTTTGCCAAGACCTCCTGACAAATCTGCTGCACCGCCTGCTAGCCTGTCTGCTCCGGCTTGGGCTTCACCAAATTTCTGAGCAAATGTTTCCATTCCAGCACCGAAATCTTTATGTCCCTGTACAAGCTGCTGAGAACCAGTTTCCAGATCGGATGCCCCTTGGGCAAGCTGATTTATTCCCTGCTGGAGCTGCAGCTGTCCTTCATTTAGCTGCCCCATTTTTTGGGATAATTCGGCTCCTCCCGCAGATAGTTTACCAGCTGACTCAGCAAGCTGGGCTGATCCAGCCTTCAGCTGGGCAAGCACAGTCTGAAGCTCAGCTTTTTCAGGAGATCCATCAGGAAGCTGCGATATAAAGCCCTGCAGCTTTTGCTCTAAAAGAGCAGTGCCTCCACTGAGTTTTTGTGCCTCCGTTTGCCATTGTTCCAGAGATGAAGATAAGGTTTTGACTCCATTTTCCACCTGCTCGGTTCCATCAATCATAACAGGAAGTTTTTCCTTTATTGTAACAATCCCTGCTTTTGTTTGTGTAACACCTGCTGACAGCTTTTGACTTCCAGATTCCAGCTGATCAGAAGCTTTACTTAATTCTGATTGGCCTTCAGCTAATTTCCCTAAACCTTCTGAAAGGGATTTAGCTCCCTCTGTCATTTCTTCTGAACCTTTTCTTGCTGAGCTTACACCATTATTGAACTCAATGGATTTATCGGCTAAAAGCGCCAGCTTCTCATGCAGCGTGTCAGAACCATCCTTTAAATCTGCAGCTCCTTCACTGATTTGAAGGGCCCCATCACTTGCCTGTCCAATGCCATCTGCCAGTTCCCCTACCTTATCGAACATCGTTTCAGCATATGTTTCAGTCACTTTTTCTGACAGAGACGCTTTAATTTTTTCTACAGCTGTTCCGCCAATTTGAGCTGATAAAAAATTGTAGCTCTCATTGGGAACGTAAATCAGGTTCATTTTCTGCGGATTGTCTTCCAGGAGAGTGGTTGCATTCTTGGAAAAATCCTTAGGGATTTCAACAAGCATATAATATTGCTGATCATTTAGATCTTTATATGCTTCCTCTTTATCAACAAATTGAAAATTAAAGTCCTTGCTTTCCTTTAATTTATCAACAAGATCATCGCCCAGATGCAATTCATTATCTTCAAATGCAGCACCGGCATCCTCATTAACGATAGCAACAGGCAGATCATCTAAATGATCGTATGGATCCCAAAATGCCCAAAGAAACATTCCGCTGTATAAAATAGGAATAAACACTACTGCGATAATAGGAATCAGCAGTTTTTTGTTTTTTAAGATTGCTGAAAATTCCTTCAAGAAAAGTTTGTTTTTCACCGTAAATCCCTCCGTAATAACTTAATGACTAATTTCCTCATTCGGTCATTTCTCTGAAAAAATAGAGGACTATCTAGTTCGATAATCCTTTCATAATGTATTGTTCAAACAGCATAGCTATTTTTTCTTTTTCCAAAGGTTCATGACGCTGCTCCCAATCAAATATGAGAGCAATATAAAGCTTCAGCATCACAAAAGATGTCAGTTCCGGATCGCATTTCCGGATTTCTCCTTTTTCAATCGCTTGTGTGACTTTGTCTTTTAAATAACTTAATATCGCATCCTCTACTTTCCCAATTACATCTGTAACAGCAGGAGTTCCCATTTCCTTTGCTTCCTGGAAAAGCTTGATTGTCAGCTGATGCTTCATGCGGAATTCAAGTATTTTATACAAACCCCGATGAACATTTTTATGAAAGGGCAAAGAAGGATCAAGCGCTTCATCAGCTGCGCTTTTCATTTCCATAATGAGCGTATGGATAATTTCATCAAACAGCTCTTCTTTATTTTTAAAGAAATTATAAATAGTGCCTTTTCCAACATTTGCAAGCTTTGCAACTTGATCCATAGTGGTTGCTTTATATCCAAATAGAGAAAATGATTTAGTGGCAGCCTCAATAATTTGCTGTTTCCGATCTGCTGACATGAACTCACCTCTTTAGAAAA
This window of the Cytobacillus pseudoceanisediminis genome carries:
- a CDS encoding AzlC family ABC transporter permease, which translates into the protein MAELAVGKPSGEYRKGVQSGISIAIGYAPIALTFGLLAKTTGLSIGETALMSLLVFAGAAQYISLSLLSLGTGIFEIVLTTFIVNIRHFLMSTSLNEKWDDEQAANKVILSFGITDETFSVAAVREEKVTSGYMLGLISVSYLSWVFCSGLGHLIGGSLPQTLQESMSVALYAMFVGLLVPSMKKSAKVVFLAALAACFNTIFTLTNTLSTGWAIVLATLLSAVIVEWIENAKNRHRGQGHE
- a CDS encoding ABC transporter ATP-binding protein; protein product: MLQLNQIHKVFNEGTPDEKTALHRIDLHLKPGDFMTVIGSNGAGKSTLMNMISGKLIPDIGEVLVDGTDVTLVKEHKRSRLIGRVFQDPMAGTAPSMTIEENLAIAYSRTMARGLRKGVSKKRRDFFQEKLEMLHLGLENRLSAKVGLLSGGERQALSLLMATFTEPKILLLDEHTAALDPARAELITSLTKEIVETYKLTTLMVTHNMQQALDLGNRLIMMDKGQIIFETNEDQKKDLTVEKLLEEFQKIRGEKMSSDKAVLI
- a CDS encoding ABC transporter substrate-binding protein; this translates as MLERIKSFKAIAAAGLMGTLLLSGCGSESTNGDAGSSDKEKEESFNIGVTQIVEHPSLDAALEGFKKALEDSGIEASYDVQIAQGDQNNNQSIANNFAGDGVDLIFANSTPSALSALNATKDIPIVFTSVTDPVGAQLVKSMDSPEGNITGTTDTHPDAIPNMVKFINEQFEAGTVGVIYNSGEQNSEVQIEKVREALSSTDMKLAEATVSNSSEVKQAAESLVGKADAIYIITDNTVVSALESVIQVSNDNDIPLFVGELDSVKRGGFAAYGFDYEDIGYEAGEMAAKILKDGKKPSELPVQYPQNLKLVINKKAAEEMGIDLKEEWSDLAEFVE
- a CDS encoding enoyl-CoA hydratase-related protein, with translation MSSIAVETKGHIAVVTINRPDALNAFNFDTLSELQESVEKLRTSPDVRAVIFTGAGEKAFSVGADLKERRTLSEEQVRRNIYKIGEVFSLVDQLPQPTIAAINGFAFGGGMELALSCDFRIAVSGTLMGLTETSLAIIPGAGGTQRLPRLIGQAKALELILTAKRLTSEKALEYGILTKVTEKDNLLNDCFEFAGQMLNNGPLALQQAKFAVKHGMGVDLQTGLQIERKAYEVIIPTEDRVEALAAFAEKRKPEFKGK
- a CDS encoding lipoate--protein ligase, with product MLFIDNQGITDPRINLAIEEYALKNLDIEETYLLFYINEPSIIIGKNQNTVEEINTEYVENNGIHVVRRLSGGGAVYHDLGNLNFSFITKDDGESFHNFQKFTEPVVEALQKLGVNAELSGRNDLMAEGRKISGNAQFSTKGRMFSHGTLLFDSEIENVVSALKVKKDKIESKGIKSIRSRVANISEFLDKKITIQEFRTLLLKNIFGDLDEIAEYRLTNDDWEKIHQLSKERYQNWDWNYGKSPKFDLQHSHRFPVGQIDIRLNVTKGKIEECKIYGDFFGVGDVSEIESKLTGIRYEKSEIENALEGVDIKHYFGNVTKTEFINLVY
- the yhfH gene encoding protein YhfH, translating into MIQNIMEFFRNLPAKQCSECGKSIDEQHECYGNKCDKCMGITDL
- a CDS encoding YhgE/Pip domain-containing protein; the encoded protein is MKNKLFLKEFSAILKNKKLLIPIIAVVFIPILYSGMFLWAFWDPYDHLDDLPVAIVNEDAGAAFEDNELHLGDDLVDKLKESKDFNFQFVDKEEAYKDLNDQQYYMLVEIPKDFSKNATTLLEDNPQKMNLIYVPNESYNFLSAQIGGTAVEKIKASLSEKVTETYAETMFDKVGELADGIGQASDGALQISEGAADLKDGSDTLHEKLALLADKSIEFNNGVSSARKGSEEMTEGAKSLSEGLGKLAEGQSELSKASDQLESGSQKLSAGVTQTKAGIVTIKEKLPVMIDGTEQVENGVKTLSSSLEQWQTEAQKLSGGTALLEQKLQGFISQLPDGSPEKAELQTVLAQLKAGSAQLAESAGKLSAGGAELSQKMGQLNEGQLQLQQGINQLAQGASDLETGSQQLVQGHKDFGAGMETFAQKFGEAQAGADRLAGGAADLSGGLGKLTQGSAAFADGTKQLEDGAGKVAEGNAQIYEGSAELANKLADGAENASSVNASDKTYNMMANPVEIDNEKITEVPNYGTGFAPYFLSLGLFVGALLLSIVFPLREPAGVPRSGFSWFASKFGILAGIGIIQGLIAALILLLGLGLEVKSVPLFLLFTIITSITFIALIQFFVTVMGDPGRFAAIIILILQLTTSAGTFPLELIPNALQPISSYLPMTYSVSGLKAVISSGNFDFMWENAVILLSFAALFIAGTFVYFTAMHKKRFAAAAGKAD
- a CDS encoding TetR/AcrR family transcriptional regulator, giving the protein MSADRKQQIIEAATKSFSLFGYKATTMDQVAKLANVGKGTIYNFFKNKEELFDEIIHTLIMEMKSAADEALDPSLPFHKNVHRGLYKILEFRMKHQLTIKLFQEAKEMGTPAVTDVIGKVEDAILSYLKDKVTQAIEKGEIRKCDPELTSFVMLKLYIALIFDWEQRHEPLEKEKIAMLFEQYIMKGLSN